In the genome of Methanopyrus kandleri AV19, one region contains:
- a CDS encoding HD domain-containing protein, producing MEAVYRLKRILRTGWLVRGIPRSSVESVAEHSFGAAMLAWEICHRLAERGIDVDPYKTVVMALIHDLPEALTLDLDVEASRVFGDAKREAEEKAAECVFDEELLDLWREFERRESPEAKAAKLADTLDMALQALEYSQVGFEAYREFLDSAEREARELGREYLLVFKEILRERGWDSNEGGGKGSG from the coding sequence GTGGAGGCGGTTTACCGATTGAAGCGCATACTCAGGACGGGGTGGTTAGTCCGGGGTATCCCCAGAAGCTCCGTGGAAAGCGTCGCGGAACACTCTTTCGGTGCGGCGATGTTGGCCTGGGAGATCTGCCATCGACTGGCCGAGCGAGGGATCGACGTCGACCCTTACAAGACTGTCGTTATGGCGCTGATCCACGATCTCCCGGAAGCCCTCACCTTGGACCTAGATGTCGAGGCATCGCGGGTGTTCGGTGATGCCAAGCGCGAAGCGGAGGAAAAAGCCGCCGAATGCGTGTTCGATGAGGAACTACTCGATCTTTGGAGGGAGTTCGAGCGACGTGAATCCCCGGAGGCGAAGGCTGCCAAGCTCGCGGACACTCTCGACATGGCCCTGCAGGCCTTGGAGTACTCTCAAGTCGGGTTCGAAGCGTATCGGGAGTTCTTAGACTCAGCGGAGCGCGAGGCCAGGGAGCTAGGCCGGGAGTACCTACTAGTTTTCAAAGAGATATTACGCGAGCGGGGGTGGGATAGTAATGAAGGTGGTGGAAAAGGATCTGGATAA
- a CDS encoding AAA family ATPase, producing MARSTIVLIGGASGVGTSTIAREVARRLNITHLIETDHLREVLRGAIDKKYAPVLHMSSYNAYRALRIPDHMVPKRFRDRVIAGFVEHASMVKPAIDMVIKRAVEDASDLVIEGVHLVPGLVRPEDYQYADVHMVILYADEEEHRERFVKRAMEKGRGGRHLEYFRQIRIIHDFLLEAADEHGIPTIKNDDIDRTVSEVLSVVRSVSVVIKSVHSLEDSVREAEIIRENNCRLIDIGFPIPGKRDVIKVSFRRDPVDEWEEILNNEESRQYFKHLYSASNNVHYHKISAPDEESLHRAIEKLREEGFKVEELRPGDVCEVGKEDRGG from the coding sequence ATGGCTAGATCCACGATCGTGCTGATCGGTGGCGCTTCGGGCGTTGGGACGTCCACGATCGCTCGTGAGGTCGCGAGGAGACTCAATATTACACACCTCATCGAGACTGATCACCTTCGAGAGGTTCTCCGGGGAGCGATCGACAAAAAGTACGCTCCTGTGCTCCACATGTCCTCCTACAACGCCTATCGCGCGCTCAGAATTCCCGACCACATGGTTCCCAAGAGGTTCCGAGACCGAGTCATCGCAGGTTTCGTGGAGCACGCCTCAATGGTGAAGCCCGCCATCGACATGGTGATCAAGAGGGCTGTCGAGGACGCTAGTGACTTGGTGATAGAAGGCGTCCACCTCGTACCGGGCCTCGTGCGCCCGGAAGACTACCAGTATGCCGACGTCCACATGGTCATACTCTACGCGGACGAAGAGGAGCACCGTGAGCGGTTCGTGAAGCGTGCTATGGAGAAGGGTCGTGGAGGTCGACATCTCGAGTACTTCCGCCAGATCCGAATTATCCATGACTTCCTCCTCGAAGCGGCGGACGAGCACGGTATACCCACTATCAAGAACGATGATATCGACCGCACGGTCAGCGAGGTGCTGTCCGTAGTCCGAAGCGTCAGTGTAGTGATCAAATCCGTCCATAGTCTGGAAGATTCCGTCCGTGAGGCCGAAATTATACGGGAGAACAATTGTAGGTTAATAGACATTGGTTTTCCCATCCCAGGTAAGCGCGATGTGATCAAAGTATCCTTCCGAAGGGACCCCGTGGACGAATGGGAAGAAATTTTGAACAACGAGGAATCGCGGCAGTACTTCAAACATCTCTACTCTGCGTCGAATAACGTGCATTATCATAAAATCTCTGCTCCGGACGAGGAGTCACTGCATCGTGCCATCGAGAAGCTTCGAGAGGAGGGATTTAAGGTAGAAGAGCTACGGCCGGGGGACGTGTGCGAGGTTGGGAAAGAAGATAGGGGAGGATAA
- a CDS encoding DUF505 domain-containing protein gives MLLLKDHAEVLLTVEELGTREEAREIAEEAEAVTEIIPQRLLELELQGLMKRVGPNEWELTDAGKTAAKAVAEAVDILEQPPQEWAHDRWVGSDTVLALKHAALSFVPERWEELLSERGLSEDGELTKAGELVLEAYFKATPKLYVTQDVAGRIARLPPGPGTLKTFIRYRETIDIPDNIFHALEAMRLLVISPPADGGRTYTLTALGREVKYAIEKAIPAMHLVLSPGIMEDVKAVSEGEEPEDMERLERLGYAWKGSLTRAGEHVLRAYEMVGEDFPGVPPISIRPSELRLLEIIDHLYRPDENPNVAPTLKRIKRVLVEEYGEADPDPTTDLKELEAHGFVEKTVCDYGKEKGKPIWVLTEEGERLLHGLGAPVRAEGVKAVTVSMGFESPSPEWLEEAHRAGLVSQAAITTKGLMAAKIARRVERAPFLTGDEAKLIYRMPNGSIDRGKLIEDVCDRYGLEEHQVLESLSKLESRGIVEELLTGGVILTRAGQHLKTAIHRGQTMEILKLRHPITPVATRLLKAVYDLKREGVSAKKLSKFPKTLLKRADVTLDQAKKAVGLLRRTKMMSGWKITEAGEELLRAFEVLQEAPEVRQHPEEAA, from the coding sequence ATGCTACTGTTGAAGGACCACGCGGAAGTACTGCTTACGGTCGAGGAACTCGGTACCAGGGAGGAGGCCAGGGAGATCGCCGAGGAGGCCGAGGCGGTCACGGAAATCATCCCCCAGCGGTTGCTAGAGCTCGAGCTTCAAGGTCTGATGAAGCGAGTCGGACCGAACGAATGGGAGCTAACCGACGCCGGAAAGACCGCTGCGAAGGCGGTAGCTGAGGCCGTCGATATTCTGGAGCAGCCACCCCAAGAATGGGCGCATGACCGATGGGTCGGCTCGGACACGGTGTTGGCGCTGAAACACGCGGCCCTGTCTTTCGTGCCGGAGCGTTGGGAGGAACTACTGAGCGAGCGTGGTCTGTCGGAGGATGGCGAACTGACAAAAGCCGGCGAGCTGGTGTTGGAGGCGTACTTCAAGGCGACTCCGAAACTGTACGTCACTCAGGATGTAGCCGGACGGATAGCCAGGTTACCACCAGGACCCGGAACGCTGAAAACCTTCATCAGATATCGGGAAACTATAGACATTCCAGATAACATCTTCCACGCGCTCGAGGCGATGCGGCTGCTGGTGATCTCCCCACCCGCGGACGGTGGCCGCACGTACACTCTAACGGCGCTCGGCCGTGAGGTCAAGTACGCGATCGAAAAGGCGATTCCCGCCATGCACCTGGTGTTGTCCCCTGGGATCATGGAGGACGTAAAGGCCGTGAGTGAGGGAGAAGAACCCGAGGACATGGAGCGCCTCGAGCGGCTCGGATACGCGTGGAAGGGATCGTTAACGAGGGCCGGTGAGCACGTCCTCCGAGCCTACGAGATGGTGGGAGAAGATTTCCCGGGTGTGCCACCTATCAGCATACGTCCAAGCGAGCTGAGGCTTCTGGAGATCATCGACCACCTGTACCGCCCAGACGAGAACCCTAACGTGGCTCCTACCCTGAAGAGAATCAAGAGGGTGCTAGTAGAGGAGTACGGGGAGGCTGATCCCGACCCCACCACGGACCTCAAGGAGTTGGAGGCGCACGGATTCGTGGAGAAAACCGTCTGCGACTACGGGAAGGAAAAGGGCAAGCCGATATGGGTACTCACCGAGGAAGGAGAACGGTTACTTCACGGCCTGGGCGCGCCGGTGCGAGCGGAAGGTGTCAAAGCCGTCACCGTGTCGATGGGTTTCGAGTCGCCTTCTCCTGAGTGGCTGGAGGAGGCCCACCGGGCCGGTCTGGTATCGCAAGCCGCTATCACCACGAAGGGGCTGATGGCCGCCAAGATAGCGCGTCGTGTGGAGAGAGCCCCATTCTTAACCGGAGACGAGGCCAAGCTGATCTACCGCATGCCCAACGGGTCGATCGACAGAGGGAAACTGATCGAGGACGTTTGTGACCGGTACGGGCTCGAAGAGCACCAGGTCCTGGAGTCACTGTCGAAATTGGAGTCTCGAGGTATAGTCGAAGAGTTGCTCACGGGAGGGGTAATACTAACGCGAGCCGGCCAACACCTCAAGACGGCGATACACCGTGGTCAGACGATGGAAATCTTGAAGCTCCGACACCCAATTACACCGGTCGCGACTCGTCTCCTCAAGGCAGTATACGACCTGAAGAGGGAAGGTGTTAGCGCGAAGAAGCTCTCCAAGTTCCCGAAGACCCTACTGAAGAGAGCCGACGTCACGCTGGACCAAGCTAAGAAAGCCGTAGGGTTGTTGCGACGGACCAAGATGATGAGTGGATGGAAGATCACGGAGGCCGGGGAGGAATTACTCAGGGCGTTCGAAGTGCTTCAGGAAGCCCCGGAGGTGCGACAGCATCCGGAGGAAGCCGCTTAA
- a CDS encoding mRNA surveillance protein pelota encodes MKVVEKDLDKGYIEVLPETLDDLWHLYHVVRKGDLVFALERRRVKDERAETIRRDKGERKPVYLGVRVEDVEFDKYANRLRIKGVIEHGPESGSHHTVNVTTGKRIKIVKDEWERKDLERIEEAEMSRPPVMLVAVDTGEGTIGIVRDYGLDVVARVRHNVPGKRGGDRRAEMRKFFHRLADEIERIAEEEGVEHIVVGGPGFVKSDFAEFLREERDIPAHVEDTGSAGEAGLIEMIRRGAVERAVEESRVAEEVKHLEEVFKRIGKGDDKVAYGVRECLKAAEFGAIDVLLVADEKFREAMVEGEEDVLNAVKYAERTGAEVLIVSTEHEWGERLRELGGIAALLRFSIPTG; translated from the coding sequence ATGAAGGTGGTGGAAAAGGATCTGGATAAAGGATACATAGAAGTACTTCCTGAAACGTTGGACGATCTGTGGCACTTATACCATGTTGTCAGGAAGGGCGATCTAGTATTCGCACTGGAAAGACGACGGGTTAAAGATGAGAGGGCTGAAACTATTAGGAGAGATAAAGGAGAACGCAAACCGGTTTACCTAGGAGTCCGAGTAGAAGATGTAGAGTTTGACAAATACGCGAACAGATTGCGAATCAAAGGTGTAATAGAGCACGGTCCCGAGTCTGGATCGCACCATACCGTTAATGTTACGACTGGGAAACGAATAAAGATTGTAAAGGACGAATGGGAACGAAAAGACCTAGAGCGCATCGAAGAAGCTGAGATGTCGCGACCACCCGTGATGCTCGTGGCCGTGGACACAGGTGAGGGGACCATCGGAATAGTCCGAGACTACGGGTTAGACGTCGTGGCTCGGGTTCGGCATAACGTACCGGGGAAGCGTGGCGGCGACCGGAGGGCGGAGATGCGGAAGTTCTTCCATCGACTCGCCGACGAGATCGAGCGCATCGCCGAGGAGGAAGGAGTGGAACACATCGTCGTGGGCGGCCCGGGGTTCGTGAAGTCGGATTTCGCAGAGTTCTTACGGGAGGAGCGGGATATCCCAGCCCACGTGGAGGATACTGGTTCGGCGGGCGAGGCCGGGCTCATCGAGATGATCCGACGCGGAGCGGTAGAGAGGGCCGTCGAAGAGTCTAGGGTCGCGGAGGAAGTAAAGCATCTCGAGGAAGTGTTCAAGAGGATCGGTAAGGGTGATGATAAGGTAGCGTACGGCGTCCGAGAGTGTCTCAAAGCCGCGGAGTTCGGAGCTATCGACGTACTGCTGGTGGCGGACGAGAAGTTCCGGGAAGCGATGGTGGAAGGTGAAGAGGACGTCCTGAACGCCGTCAAGTACGCGGAGCGTACAGGGGCCGAGGTGCTCATCGTAAGCACGGAACACGAGTGGGGCGAGAGGCTACGGGAATTGGGGGGAATCGCCGCACTGCTTCGGTTCTCTATCCCCACGGGGTAG
- a CDS encoding Nre family DNA repair protein: protein MGGLCPRCRGRGWCGRDRCPFLDALNEVRARLSSRNVDGYTVTAHVSWRGYPRVIAAPGVGEHRTPDEGGVLADLPYEEALKTRALTFRRYRGKRDVRNPPDLSDPEIESSISVRPVESTLQVRRRLSGASRTTPFIGPLVEGELELDGTPKVPRDLERYHEDDVKAEEAVVGLYRRGYDESYIARALSLGLLGRDRRMVPTRWSVAAVDSMVSEHLAREVRDLPVSSEYRVLSGEVFGNEMWVILRPEPLSYELVEAYEPGAPWSDRTRIAVLRDSEVKDCKEPRETGGAYFAARLAALEWCSELGKQHGITVIRIVRKEYSAPLGAWVIREAVRRAEEVFSTDDPREVWEFLREKLDDPVGEAALKVIKRGRQRTLDTFL from the coding sequence TTGGGAGGACTCTGCCCGAGATGCAGGGGCCGCGGATGGTGTGGGCGCGACCGCTGCCCCTTCTTGGACGCACTGAACGAGGTCCGAGCCAGGCTCTCGAGTCGGAACGTCGATGGTTACACCGTGACGGCCCACGTCTCGTGGCGTGGGTACCCGCGGGTTATCGCCGCGCCGGGAGTCGGAGAACACCGCACGCCGGATGAAGGGGGCGTCCTGGCCGACCTCCCGTACGAAGAGGCCCTGAAGACTAGAGCACTCACCTTCCGCAGATACCGTGGGAAGCGTGATGTCCGGAACCCGCCGGACCTGTCGGACCCCGAGATCGAGTCGTCGATTTCCGTGAGACCCGTGGAGAGTACGTTGCAGGTCCGACGGAGGCTTAGCGGCGCGTCCAGAACCACCCCATTCATCGGGCCCTTGGTCGAGGGAGAGCTCGAACTCGACGGGACACCGAAGGTCCCTCGCGACTTGGAACGTTATCACGAGGACGACGTCAAAGCTGAGGAGGCCGTCGTCGGCCTCTACCGACGCGGCTACGACGAGTCGTACATCGCGCGGGCGTTGTCGTTAGGATTGTTGGGCAGGGACCGCCGGATGGTGCCGACCCGATGGAGCGTCGCGGCGGTGGATTCGATGGTCTCCGAACACCTGGCACGGGAGGTCAGAGACTTACCGGTGTCTTCGGAGTACCGCGTTTTATCGGGTGAAGTGTTCGGTAACGAGATGTGGGTGATTTTACGCCCAGAACCGTTGTCGTACGAGCTCGTCGAAGCTTACGAGCCAGGTGCGCCGTGGTCCGATCGCACACGGATCGCTGTACTTAGGGACTCGGAAGTGAAGGATTGCAAGGAGCCCCGCGAAACCGGAGGTGCGTACTTCGCGGCCCGATTAGCGGCCCTAGAGTGGTGTTCCGAGCTGGGTAAACAGCACGGAATCACCGTGATCAGGATCGTTCGGAAGGAGTACTCGGCACCGTTGGGTGCGTGGGTGATCAGGGAAGCCGTACGACGCGCCGAAGAGGTGTTTTCAACGGACGATCCGCGCGAGGTGTGGGAGTTCCTGCGAGAGAAGTTGGACGATCCAGTGGGTGAAGCCGCTCTGAAGGTGATCAAACGTGGCCGCCAGAGAACTCTCGACACGTTTTTATGA
- a CDS encoding KaiC domain-containing protein has product MAVERVSTGIPGMDEVLNGGIPERNAVLLTGGPGTGKTIFSQQFIWAGLEEGEPGVFVTLEEHPVQVRKNVEGFGWNFREYEEEGLLAVVDAFTGGIGRASEYEKYVVKDPTDASELIGVIRQAVNDVEAKRVAIDSVTPLYIDKPSVARRIMFRLKRMLAGLGCTSILVNQIAAHERGFGGPGVEHAVDGIIRLDLDEVEGRLWRSLIVWKMRGTAHSMRRHPFEITDEGIRVDPEKVFVKERGEVREVED; this is encoded by the coding sequence ATGGCCGTGGAGAGAGTCTCAACGGGTATTCCGGGGATGGACGAAGTCCTCAACGGGGGGATCCCGGAGCGTAACGCCGTACTACTGACCGGAGGTCCGGGAACGGGTAAGACGATATTCTCACAGCAGTTCATCTGGGCAGGGCTGGAAGAAGGTGAGCCCGGTGTCTTCGTGACGCTCGAGGAGCACCCAGTTCAGGTTAGGAAGAACGTGGAAGGGTTCGGCTGGAACTTCCGGGAGTACGAGGAGGAGGGCCTCCTAGCCGTCGTGGACGCGTTCACGGGCGGCATAGGCAGGGCGAGCGAGTACGAGAAGTACGTCGTGAAGGATCCGACGGATGCCAGTGAGCTGATCGGAGTGATCAGGCAAGCCGTCAACGACGTCGAGGCCAAGAGGGTGGCTATAGACTCCGTGACCCCGTTATACATCGATAAGCCCAGTGTGGCGCGTCGGATCATGTTCAGGCTCAAACGGATGCTCGCGGGGCTAGGGTGTACCAGCATCCTGGTTAACCAGATCGCCGCCCACGAACGTGGCTTCGGAGGTCCGGGTGTGGAGCACGCCGTGGATGGTATTATCCGGCTCGATCTCGACGAAGTAGAAGGAAGACTCTGGAGGTCGTTGATAGTGTGGAAGATGAGGGGAACTGCACACAGCATGCGGCGTCACCCGTTCGAGATCACCGATGAGGGGATTCGGGTGGACCCGGAGAAAGTCTTCGTGAAGGAGCGTGGCGAGGTGCGGGAGGTGGAGGATTGA
- the sepF gene encoding cell division protein SepF, whose protein sequence is MKKIFGEGENSKGPMLEDFLEEEEEERTQHPKVTIIVSRVQEPSDLEELMNELYQGNVLILDVKPLLDRDGHEDIIQELKRTAVSLGGFVGVIKDTVLLVTSDSVDIERRG, encoded by the coding sequence TTGAAAAAGATCTTTGGCGAGGGGGAGAACTCGAAAGGCCCCATGCTTGAGGACTTCCTGGAGGAGGAAGAGGAAGAGAGAACTCAGCACCCCAAAGTTACGATAATAGTATCTCGGGTTCAGGAGCCGTCGGATTTGGAGGAGTTGATGAATGAGCTTTACCAAGGGAACGTGCTGATACTGGATGTCAAACCCCTCCTCGATCGCGATGGTCATGAGGATATTATCCAAGAACTCAAACGCACCGCGGTGAGCCTTGGTGGATTCGTCGGGGTTATTAAAGACACCGTGCTGCTGGTCACTTCCGATAGTGTTGACATCGAGAGGCGGGGCTGA
- a CDS encoding RsmB/NOP family class I SAM-dependent RNA methyltransferase: MKVSEIVSMLARILAEHYRSGVSLKESFYRALDNPFSIPSHRARAIHRRLMELGKRLGLCEEILDDVIQSGSFEDLGPELKGVLVTAADEMLFEGTSPALVTDAATRVAKELVSDRVADFVHAVCFDLEKYDVDRLKRRGYDDLCLRHYFPPDFVDYVRRVLPEDEIEDFLRACNKPAVKYVRVNTLRADVDEVRERLAEEGVLTEPDEHIPDLLRVVEEEIPIVRTEAWKEGLVFTQDKASAAVAHVLDPQPGEFVVDLCAAPGGKTLHALCLMEGEGEILAVDKSDWRLDAMREKLAWQRVPDGVVELRCADAREIPEELDEEADRAIVDPPCSGMGSVQKRPETRWNVTKKRVRRYAKLQSELLEAAIKTVRPGGIVVYSTCTLTINENENVIRRVARRYDVTIEKVNLQFGRRGLVPGTRRFYPHTDRCQGFFIAKLRKN; this comes from the coding sequence GTGAAGGTCAGTGAGATAGTATCTATGCTAGCCAGGATACTCGCTGAGCACTACCGGTCCGGGGTCTCCCTGAAGGAGTCGTTCTACCGGGCTCTCGACAATCCGTTCTCCATTCCCAGCCATCGGGCTAGGGCCATTCACCGTCGACTTATGGAACTCGGCAAGCGGTTGGGACTCTGCGAGGAGATCCTCGATGACGTCATTCAATCGGGATCTTTCGAAGATCTTGGTCCGGAGCTGAAGGGAGTTCTGGTAACCGCAGCTGACGAGATGCTGTTCGAGGGAACTAGTCCGGCGTTGGTAACCGACGCTGCGACGCGGGTAGCTAAGGAGCTAGTCAGCGATAGAGTGGCCGACTTCGTGCACGCCGTATGTTTCGACCTCGAGAAGTACGACGTAGACCGGCTGAAGCGACGCGGTTACGATGACCTTTGCCTGCGGCACTACTTCCCACCCGACTTCGTCGATTACGTCCGCCGCGTGCTGCCCGAGGACGAGATAGAAGACTTCCTCCGAGCGTGCAACAAACCCGCGGTAAAGTACGTCCGCGTGAACACACTGCGGGCGGACGTAGACGAAGTCCGCGAGCGCCTGGCGGAGGAGGGTGTGCTGACGGAGCCGGATGAGCACATACCGGACCTGCTACGTGTAGTCGAGGAGGAGATACCTATAGTCAGAACTGAGGCGTGGAAGGAGGGTCTGGTGTTCACTCAAGATAAGGCCTCCGCGGCAGTCGCCCACGTACTCGATCCACAACCCGGGGAGTTCGTAGTCGACCTCTGCGCGGCTCCCGGCGGAAAGACGCTCCATGCCCTCTGTTTGATGGAGGGCGAAGGAGAGATCCTTGCGGTCGACAAATCCGACTGGCGATTGGACGCTATGCGGGAGAAGTTGGCGTGGCAGCGTGTTCCCGATGGTGTCGTCGAACTCCGATGTGCGGACGCTCGAGAGATACCGGAGGAGCTGGATGAAGAGGCCGACCGAGCCATTGTCGATCCTCCATGTTCCGGTATGGGTTCCGTCCAGAAGCGACCGGAAACCAGGTGGAACGTCACGAAGAAACGTGTGCGACGTTACGCTAAACTCCAATCAGAATTGTTGGAAGCAGCGATAAAGACCGTTCGACCTGGAGGTATTGTGGTGTATTCAACATGTACTTTGACTATTAACGAAAATGAAAACGTGATCCGAAGAGTCGCAAGACGGTACGATGTGACTATTGAGAAGGTGAACCTTCAATTCGGTAGGAGGGGATTAGTTCCGGGAACCCGACGGTTCTACCCTCATACCGACCGATGTCAGGGATTTTTCATCGCAAAATTAAGGAAGAACTAA
- a CDS encoding DUF1611 domain-containing protein, with protein MLRSIDELAELNPFAVVGAGGGGEKFATLPTVEVVGIMDDDPSKVGMEIAGVKVTNDFDEAVEGASSVAIMLPKGAEHRALELAVESIRRGLNVVTSFRSLPLEDYPALVKLAESKGVKILELSPRLDVVREVAGDAPERCTEVVPKKDRPETEIPRVFVGGTSQECGKRTTTLKLAEGLEASGYTPATVATGEFAALEADVGFRAGSLSVMDVASAVAHAVDYVAEEKDADVIIVEGQSSLTERRNPHPRPLYLGILLGCAPDAVVVCHRPNHPFRYPRGVLAEVNALRVIVPDADLAAVCVNPRNLEEPFETYARRLRAKIWRATGEQVPVRNPVEESEKLARDVLRTIEGAGRGGARC; from the coding sequence GTGCTACGTTCGATCGATGAGCTTGCCGAGCTCAACCCGTTCGCCGTGGTAGGTGCCGGGGGCGGCGGGGAAAAGTTCGCGACACTTCCCACGGTCGAAGTCGTTGGGATTATGGACGACGACCCGAGTAAGGTGGGAATGGAGATCGCCGGAGTGAAAGTTACGAACGACTTCGATGAGGCCGTCGAAGGGGCGTCCTCCGTGGCGATTATGCTTCCGAAGGGTGCGGAACACAGAGCCCTGGAGCTGGCCGTGGAATCCATCCGCCGCGGCCTCAATGTAGTTACGTCCTTCAGGTCACTTCCGCTCGAAGACTATCCTGCGCTAGTGAAGCTGGCCGAGTCGAAAGGCGTCAAGATCCTCGAACTGAGCCCCAGGCTGGACGTCGTTCGTGAGGTAGCCGGGGACGCCCCAGAACGCTGCACTGAGGTGGTACCCAAGAAGGACAGGCCTGAGACGGAAATACCGCGCGTGTTCGTGGGTGGGACCTCTCAAGAGTGTGGTAAACGTACTACGACCCTCAAGTTAGCGGAAGGACTCGAGGCGTCAGGCTATACCCCCGCGACGGTGGCCACGGGAGAGTTCGCAGCGCTCGAAGCGGACGTGGGGTTCCGGGCGGGTTCTCTCTCCGTCATGGACGTAGCCTCCGCAGTAGCCCACGCCGTCGACTACGTCGCTGAGGAGAAAGACGCCGACGTGATCATTGTAGAGGGACAGTCTTCACTCACCGAGCGTCGTAACCCGCATCCACGGCCCCTCTACTTAGGGATATTACTCGGGTGTGCTCCGGATGCGGTGGTGGTATGTCACCGTCCGAACCACCCGTTCCGGTACCCTCGTGGGGTTTTGGCCGAAGTCAATGCCCTCCGGGTTATAGTCCCCGACGCGGACCTCGCGGCGGTGTGCGTGAACCCGAGAAACTTGGAGGAACCCTTCGAGACGTACGCTCGTAGACTCCGTGCTAAGATATGGCGGGCTACGGGAGAGCAAGTTCCAGTGAGGAACCCCGTCGAGGAATCCGAGAAGCTGGCACGGGACGTGCTCCGCACTATCGAGGGGGCCGGTCGGGGCGGGGCACGATGTTAG
- a CDS encoding ZPR1 zinc finger domain-containing protein codes for MGKKIGEDNRETHEMKYKMELSDLECPVCGEKALMVHGRVDEIPHFGRVLEQFIHCKACGYRHSDVMCLEDREPAEYRYRVNSPEDLRVRVVRSPSGFVEIPELGIEVKPGPAAQGFVSNIEGLLRRIRERVETAAKWADKEESKKRAEEILRRMDAAVSGEDEITIVLKDPYGHSAIVPEEDDKLEVRELDEEEAEELRSRIFRPLVPSGEYSN; via the coding sequence TTGGGAAAGAAGATAGGGGAGGATAACCGCGAAACCCATGAAATGAAGTATAAAATGGAGTTATCCGACTTGGAGTGTCCAGTGTGTGGAGAAAAGGCACTGATGGTACACGGAAGAGTGGATGAGATACCACACTTCGGGCGAGTCCTCGAGCAGTTCATCCACTGTAAGGCGTGCGGGTATCGGCACTCCGATGTTATGTGTTTGGAGGATCGGGAACCTGCGGAGTACCGGTACCGGGTTAACTCACCCGAGGATCTTCGCGTTCGAGTGGTTCGCTCACCTTCGGGTTTCGTTGAAATACCCGAGCTCGGGATCGAGGTCAAGCCAGGTCCCGCTGCTCAGGGTTTCGTGTCCAACATCGAGGGATTGCTGAGGAGGATCCGAGAACGCGTGGAAACAGCCGCCAAGTGGGCGGATAAAGAGGAGTCCAAGAAGCGGGCGGAGGAAATCCTACGCAGGATGGACGCGGCGGTTTCAGGAGAGGACGAGATCACGATCGTGCTAAAGGATCCTTACGGTCACTCGGCCATCGTTCCCGAGGAGGACGACAAGCTCGAGGTGCGGGAGTTGGACGAGGAGGAGGCCGAAGAGCTCCGCAGCAGGATATTCCGCCCGCTGGTGCCCTCCGGGGAATATTCTAATTAG
- a CDS encoding Era-like GTP-binding protein produces the protein MKETSVKEVPELDSRAFRIAVLGPENAGKSTLVNALMGREVTEVSEVPGTTKTVSGYRWTSREFPLYVFDTVGLADERGKRSKRGVRAEDVAEKLGRYDLALFVVDVTRHVGPETLRALHVIKYAADLETLLVANKIDLLDRGELEERLERIRERTGHRPIPVSALTGEGIGRLLREIERRVREKRRTLRAAPGYR, from the coding sequence ATGAAAGAGACCTCCGTGAAAGAGGTTCCGGAGTTGGACTCGCGGGCCTTTCGTATCGCCGTGTTGGGGCCTGAAAACGCCGGCAAGTCCACTCTGGTCAACGCGCTGATGGGTCGCGAGGTCACTGAGGTCTCCGAAGTCCCCGGTACCACGAAGACGGTCTCCGGTTACCGTTGGACGTCCCGCGAGTTCCCCCTGTACGTGTTCGATACCGTCGGACTCGCCGACGAGCGGGGTAAGCGAAGTAAACGAGGTGTCCGTGCCGAGGACGTCGCCGAGAAGCTCGGCAGATACGATCTGGCGCTGTTCGTGGTCGACGTCACGCGGCATGTAGGTCCCGAAACGCTCCGTGCACTCCACGTGATCAAGTACGCCGCCGACCTCGAGACGCTGCTCGTCGCGAACAAGATCGATCTTCTCGACCGCGGGGAACTTGAGGAACGGTTAGAACGCATCAGGGAGCGTACTGGTCACAGACCCATCCCCGTGTCCGCCCTTACCGGCGAGGGTATCGGGAGGCTGCTCAGGGAGATCGAGCGTCGGGTTCGTGAGAAGCGACGAACGCTACGGGCCGCTCCGGGGTACCGGTAA